The genomic interval AGGCCAAAGCGTTCGGACAAAGAAATCTTTTCTTCAACGCCTTCACCTGGGTGCACTTCGCCATCGTCGGTGTGCGTGTACGTGAGGTTTTCTTTCATGTACTCGGGCAACAAATGACGGCGGTTGCTGGTGGCATAAATCAACACATTGGGTGTCGCTGCCGCAATGGAGCCATCCAAGATGGACTTGAGCGCTTTGTAGCCGGGCTCGCCATCTTCAAAACTCAAGTCATCACAGAAGATCATGAACTTTTCTGGACGCTCTGACACCAACTCAATGATGTCGGGCAAGTCGGTCAGGTCGTCTTTGTCGACCTCAATCAAACGCAAGCCTTGTGGGCCGTATTCGTTCAAACACGCTTTGATCAGTGACGACTTACCTGTGCCACGCGCGCCCGTGAGCAACACGTTGTTAGCGGGCAAGCCCTTCACAAACTGCTCAGTGTTGCGTTGGATTTTTTCTTTTTGGCCGTCAATCTCTTGCAAATCAGCCAAGCCGAGTTTGGCTACATGGCGCACTGGCTCTAAGCCGCCGCGACCATTGTTGCGTTTGCGATACCGAAAGGCCACGCTGGCTGACCAATCAGGCTCAGCCATGGGTTGCGGCAGCACTTGCTCAATGCGCGCCATCAAAGCCTCGGCGCGTTGCACCAAGCGTTCTAAGGGATGAAGTTCGGTTGTCATTAGCTGCGGTAGTCGGCGTTGATGCTGACATAGTCGTGGCTCAAATCACAAGTCCACACCGTGTCACTGGCTGTGCCACGACCCAAGACCACGCGCACAGTAATTTCAGATTGCTTCATCACACGTTGACCGTCTTCTTCGCGGTACTCGGGATGACGGCCACCTTGAATGGCGACATGTACATCGTCCAAAAACAAATCAATGCCAGTTTGGTCGAGGTCGGTGATGCCCGCATAGCCCACCGCAGCCAAGATGCGACCCAAGTTGGGATCGCTGGCGAAGAAGGCTGTTTTCACCAAAGGCGAATGGGCAATGGCATAGGCGACTTGGCGGCACTCTGCGCTGGTGTTGCCCCCCTCCACGCGGATGGTGATGAACTTGGTGGCACCCTCGCCATCGCGAACGATGGCTTGCGCAAGTTCACGTGCGACTTGCAACATGGCTTGCAGCAAGGCTTGGCCTTCTGAACTTTGCAAGCTGGTGATAGGCGCGTGTTGCGCTTTGTTGGTGGCGATGACGACAAACGAGTCGTTGGTCGATGTATCGCCATCGACAGTGATACGGTTGAACGAGCCTTCGGCCAAAGCCAACGACAACTCTTTCATCAACACGGGGGCCACACACGCATCGGTGGCCACATAGCCCAGCATGGTGGCCATGTTGGGACGAATCATGCCAGCGCCTTTGCTGATGCCGGTCACGCTCACCGTGGTGGTGCCGATCTGCACCTGCGTGCTAGCCGCCTTGGGGACGGTGTCGGTGGTCATGATGCCTTCAGCCGCATTGACCCACTGCTGGGCGTTACTTGTGTTGCCTGCAGCTTCAATCGCAGCTGGCATGCCAGCAATGATTCGATCGTGCGGCAGCGGCTCCATGATGACACCCGTGGAGAACGGCAACACTTGATTAGGCGAAATGTGCAGGGCTTCGGCTAACGCCACGCAGGTTTCGCGTGCGCGCTTGAGGCCCTCTTCGCCCGTGCCCGCATTGGCATTGCCAGTGTTGACCACCATCGCACGGATGCCTTGACCTGAATCCAAATGCTCGCGACACACCTGGACAGGTGCTGCACAAAAACGGTTTTGTGTGAACACGCCGCTAACCGACGCACCTTCGTCAATCAAGACAACAGTCAAATCTTTGCGATCTGCTTTGCGAATACCTGCTTGTGTGACACCAATGCGCACGCCTGCAATAGCGTGCAAATCGGCAGGATTAGGAGGGTTGAGATGAACTGACATGTGTTTAAGCCAACTTACCGTGGCATTGCTTGTACTTTTTACCGCTACCGCATGGGCAGGGATCGTTGCGACCCACAGGCGGCATTTGTGCGGCAAAGGTTGCCTCGTCTGCTGTGGTCACAGCTTGACCGGACTCATCAGGTGCGGTGTAGGTCACGTTGTGCAAGTTCTCTGCGCGGTCTTCCAACTCAGTCGCAGCTTGTTCAATTTGCTCGTTCGATTCAATCTTGACTGTCATCAACACACGGGTGACTTCGTTCTTCACCAAATCGAGCAACTGGCCAAACAACTCAAACGCTTCGCGCTTGTACTCTTGCTTGGG from Limnohabitans curvus carries:
- a CDS encoding ATP-binding protein, whose amino-acid sequence is MTTELHPLERLVQRAEALMARIEQVLPQPMAEPDWSASVAFRYRKRNNGRGGLEPVRHVAKLGLADLQEIDGQKEKIQRNTEQFVKGLPANNVLLTGARGTGKSSLIKACLNEYGPQGLRLIEVDKDDLTDLPDIIELVSERPEKFMIFCDDLSFEDGEPGYKALKSILDGSIAAATPNVLIYATSNRRHLLPEYMKENLTYTHTDDGEVHPGEGVEEKISLSERFGLWVSFYPFSQDEYLTIAAQWLSSFGFKPAEIEAAKPEALVWALERASRSGRVAYQFARDYAGKRAT
- the argJ gene encoding bifunctional glutamate N-acetyltransferase/amino-acid acetyltransferase ArgJ, producing MSVHLNPPNPADLHAIAGVRIGVTQAGIRKADRKDLTVVLIDEGASVSGVFTQNRFCAAPVQVCREHLDSGQGIRAMVVNTGNANAGTGEEGLKRARETCVALAEALHISPNQVLPFSTGVIMEPLPHDRIIAGMPAAIEAAGNTSNAQQWVNAAEGIMTTDTVPKAASTQVQIGTTTVSVTGISKGAGMIRPNMATMLGYVATDACVAPVLMKELSLALAEGSFNRITVDGDTSTNDSFVVIATNKAQHAPITSLQSSEGQALLQAMLQVARELAQAIVRDGEGATKFITIRVEGGNTSAECRQVAYAIAHSPLVKTAFFASDPNLGRILAAVGYAGITDLDQTGIDLFLDDVHVAIQGGRHPEYREEDGQRVMKQSEITVRVVLGRGTASDTVWTCDLSHDYVSINADYRS